A genomic window from Quercus lobata isolate SW786 chromosome 10, ValleyOak3.0 Primary Assembly, whole genome shotgun sequence includes:
- the LOC115964652 gene encoding uncharacterized protein LOC115964652, with amino-acid sequence MATDVYQKVLPLTFAVVDKQSRPSWGWFLECLRSSIGHVIPDEGICIISDRHKGIKCAITEWPRQDDGSPQVFHQYCLRHVASNFNTHLDDPTLKALALKAGYGTHETKFKSIMQTIKDVKINVLRGVEPDDSNITRYMPYTYLMSLDLNKWTQAHDDGRRYEAMTTNISECFNGVLKGTRGLPIAAIVEFTWCKLVAYFHDRHKKITSDLSQGKVWSDYAMGIYTKNEQKISGYTLRNFNHKLGVYHVVTPYNDHRGGKGNHSHEVLVFARTCSCRKWQNIKIPCSHAIKVLQGLYLNATSYIDPCYGLENAIHTYTHQFLVPKSKSLWRDVREPRWVLDPQLLRGKGRPVKSRIRNEMDGLQREPGSRREDPHLREIQLR; translated from the coding sequence ATGGCAACCGATGTGTACCAAAAGGTTTTGCCTCTCACCTTTGCTGTTGTGGACAAGCAGTCAAGGCctagttgggggtggtttttaGAGTGTCTCAGGAGTTCAATAGGGCATGTGATACCTGACGAGGGCATTTGCATTATTTCTGACCGACATAAAGGTATCAAATGTGCCATTACAGAGTGGCCTAGACAAGATGACGGAAGCCCACAGGTATTTCACCAatattgccttcgacatgttgctagcaacttcaacacacACTTGGATGACCCGACTCTAAAGGCATTGGCCTTGAAAGCTGGATATGGGACTCATGAAACTAAATTTAAGTCCATAATGCAAACCATTAAGGATGTTAAGATTAATGTACTGAGGGGTGTAGAACCTGATGATTCTAATATTACACGCTATATGCCATACACATATTTAATGAGTTTGGATCTGAACAAATGGACCCAGGCACATGATGATGGAAGACGTTACGaggcaatgacaaccaatatctCTGAGTGCTTTAATGGGGTACTTAAAGGTACCCGTGGTTTGCCCATTGCTGCAATAGTTGAGTTCACTTGGTGCaaacttgttgcatatttccacgatcgacataaaaaaattacttctgATCTTTCTCAAGGTAAGGTCTGGAGTGATTATGCAATGGGGATCTATACCAAAAATGAGCAGAAAATTTCAGGATACACTCTGAGGAATTTTAATCATAAACTTGGTGTATATCACGTGGTTACCCCATACAACGACCATAGAGGTGGAAAGGGAAACCACAGTCATGAGGTGCTCGTATTTGCTAGAACATGTAGTTGTAGAAAGTGGCAAAACATTaagatcccttgttcacatgcaattaaagttCTCCAAGGTCTATACCTCAATGCCACCAGCTATATTGACCCATGTTATGGTTTGGAGAACGCCAttcacacatatacacatcaaTTTTTGGTGCCAAAGTCAAAGTCATTGTGGAGGGACGTTCGCGAACCACGGTGGGTGCTTGACCCACAGCTGTTGCGGGGCAAAGGTCGTCCTGTGAAgtcaagaataaggaatgaaatggatgggCTACAGCGAGAACCGGGAAGCCGGAGGGAAGATCCGCACTTGAGGGAGATTCAACTGAGGTAG